One Drosophila kikkawai strain 14028-0561.14 chromosome 3L, DkikHiC1v2, whole genome shotgun sequence genomic window carries:
- the LOC108077492 gene encoding ovarian-specific serine/threonine-protein kinase Lok-like, which produces METKNQACRQKIAWARLCCKNITSFEALDLINEEFSVGRAWESSLVLTLRELPERILKVISKVHFIIKRANSDPSCPIYIQDVSQNGTFVNNEKIGRNKEHVLKDGDAISFSQNTDNLLVFVDLRLPVELTKRYNEIRKLGSGACGLVRLVSDTSTGQQFAMKIVKKRVSATARSIDPVLKEVEIMRILSHPCVVRLHDVHDRPEAIYMLLEVVAGGDLCKRIQIKDYLSEEIAKLYFYQICHAVKYIHDCGIIHRDLKLENVLLATNDEETLLKVCDFGLSTFMQINLPDEPPVVAQLVCTPKADIWSLGVLLFCCLSGTWPFSSNEGLTLGDSILSGKFAFNAPQWKNVSQAAKLLITEIFNVDPKKRPSIDYILQCTWLKDAPMQQKAKKLMKL; this is translated from the exons ATGGAAACCAAAAATCAAGCATGCCGGCAGAAAATTGCCTGGGCCAGATTGTGCTGCAAAAACATAACCTCTTTTGAAGCTCTGG ACCTAATCAACGAGGAGTTCTCCGTAGGACGTGCCTGGGAGAGTTCTTTGGTCCTCACCCTTAGGGAGCTGCCCGAGCGCATCCTGAAAGTCATTTCCAAAGTCCACTTTATTATCAAACGAGCCAACAGCGATCCGTCCTGCCCTATTTACATACAGGATGTCTCACAGAACGGCACCTTTGTGAATAACGAAAAAATTGGCCGCAACAAGGAGCACGTGTTGAAAGATGGCGACGCTATTTCCTTTTCCCAAAACACAGACAACTTGCTGGTGTTCGTGGATCTCAGACTTCCGGTGGAGTTAACTAAACGATATAATGAAATTCGCAAACTCGGTTCCGGGGCCTGTGGACTGGTGCGCCTTGTCAGTGATACTAGCACTGGCCAGCAGTTCGCTATGAAGATTGTGAAAAAAAGGGTGTCGGCGACTGCACGCTCCATAGACCCAGTGCTAAAGGAGGTCGAGATCATGAGAATTCTATCGCATCCGTGTGTAGTTCGTTTGCACGATGTCCATGACAGACCGGAGGCCATTTATATGCTGCTGGAGGTTGTGGCGGGCGGTGATCTCTGCAAACGGATCCAAATCAAGGACTATCTCAGCGAGGAGATAGCTAAGCTGTACTTTTACCAAATCTGTCATGCCGTTAAGTATATTCATGACTGCGGCATAATCCACCGCGACCTTAAGCTGGAAAATGTCTTGCTGGCGACCAATGACGAGGAGACCCTGCTGAAGGTCTGCGACTTTGGTCTGAGTACGTTTATGCAGATAAACCTTCCAGACGAACCTCCTGTTGTCGCCCAACTGGTTTGCACACCGAAAGCGGATATCTGGAGCTTGGGAGTGTTACTCTTCTGCTGCCTGAGCGGAACGTGGCCTTTCTCTTCCAACGAAGGCCTTACCTTGGGCGATTCCATATTAAGTGGAAAGTTCGCCTTTAATGCACCGCAATGGAAGAATGTCTCGCAGGCCGCGAAGCTTCTGATTACCGAAATCTTCAATGTGGATCCAAAAAAACGTCCATCAATCGACTACATTCTGCAGTGCACCTGGCTAAAGGACGCGCCAATGCAGCAGAAAGCTAAGAAGCTAATGAAGCTCTGA